In Stenotrophomonas sp. 610A2, one DNA window encodes the following:
- a CDS encoding amidohydrolase family protein, translated as MHYNSKRGFALAVLTAALLGAGQASVAATAGDKAVLIRDAMVFDGTGRAPYAGSVLVEDGRIAAIGAELAAPKGARVVNARGQALLPGLFDLHTHWTPNATPSELPQVANLYMAAGVTTVSDFHEPPEAYAPRRAWLASIAAPDVKFAARMSTPLGHGADWGDENTTRWVNSPEAARAGVRAVAAYKPDFIKAFTDGWRYSNAADNSSMDEETLTALVDEAHKNGLKVFTHTVMVKRGKAAARAGVDVIAHSVQDGAVDDELIALMREHGTAYAPSLAVYLPERVDGSGRNNGKPDVLAQREQNFANALHNVKTLHDAGIPVVVGTDAGMTGTPHGTSTLRELELLVQAGLTPSEALLAGTSASAKALGVNDRGSIEVGKRADLLLVSGRPWERIGDVRNTQQVYVAGRQVQGKGAVLPAGNKALALPAQPVQALVDDFERSDGRTTLDTLRVDEADGGNDRTAQVTEIVARETGGNALATQAKLSSKDTAFAATILPLSRGSVAPVDARAYRGIRLELRGSAPELQLEVRALGNRRFIAPLQAGAQWQTVEIPFAALQGQPPYRAKAPVAVWKGDDLQQLVVSGSGEPGSKLWFEIDNVSFY; from the coding sequence ATGCACTACAACAGCAAGCGTGGTTTCGCCTTGGCGGTGCTTACCGCTGCATTATTGGGGGCAGGGCAGGCCAGTGTGGCCGCTACTGCCGGCGACAAGGCCGTGTTGATCCGCGACGCCATGGTCTTCGATGGCACCGGCCGCGCGCCTTATGCGGGCAGCGTGCTGGTCGAGGACGGTCGTATCGCCGCCATCGGCGCCGAGCTGGCAGCCCCCAAGGGCGCACGCGTGGTCAATGCGCGTGGCCAGGCCTTGCTGCCGGGTCTGTTCGATCTCCACACGCACTGGACGCCGAACGCCACACCGTCGGAACTGCCGCAGGTAGCGAACCTCTACATGGCGGCCGGCGTCACCACGGTCAGCGATTTCCACGAGCCGCCGGAAGCCTACGCGCCACGCCGCGCATGGCTGGCCTCGATCGCCGCACCCGACGTCAAGTTCGCCGCGCGCATGAGCACGCCGCTCGGCCATGGCGCGGATTGGGGTGACGAGAACACCACGCGCTGGGTGAACTCACCCGAGGCCGCGCGTGCTGGCGTGCGTGCGGTTGCCGCCTACAAGCCCGACTTCATCAAGGCCTTCACCGATGGCTGGCGCTATTCCAACGCTGCTGACAACAGCAGCATGGACGAGGAAACTCTCACCGCGCTGGTCGACGAGGCGCACAAGAACGGCCTCAAGGTGTTCACTCATACTGTAATGGTCAAGCGCGGCAAGGCCGCCGCACGTGCGGGCGTGGACGTGATCGCGCACAGCGTGCAGGACGGTGCGGTTGACGACGAGCTGATCGCGTTGATGCGCGAGCACGGTACCGCCTATGCACCTTCGTTGGCGGTATATCTGCCCGAGCGCGTCGATGGCAGCGGACGCAACAACGGCAAGCCGGATGTACTGGCCCAGCGCGAGCAGAACTTCGCCAACGCCTTGCATAACGTCAAGACGCTGCACGATGCCGGTATTCCGGTCGTGGTGGGCACCGATGCCGGCATGACCGGTACGCCGCATGGCACATCGACCCTGCGCGAACTGGAGCTGCTGGTGCAGGCTGGGCTGACCCCGAGCGAGGCGCTGTTGGCTGGTACCTCGGCCAGCGCCAAGGCGCTGGGCGTGAATGACCGCGGCAGCATCGAAGTTGGCAAGCGTGCGGATCTGTTGCTGGTAAGCGGTCGCCCGTGGGAGCGCATCGGCGACGTTCGCAATACGCAGCAGGTATACGTGGCCGGTCGCCAGGTGCAAGGCAAGGGCGCGGTGTTGCCGGCCGGCAACAAGGCCTTGGCCTTGCCAGCGCAGCCGGTGCAGGCCCTGGTTGATGACTTCGAGCGTAGCGATGGCCGTACCACCCTGGACACGCTGCGCGTGGACGAGGCCGATGGCGGTAACGATCGTACCGCGCAGGTGACCGAGATCGTGGCACGCGAAACTGGCGGCAACGCACTGGCGACCCAGGCCAAGCTGTCCAGCAAGGACACCGCCTTCGCTGCGACGATCCTGCCGCTGAGCCGTGGTTCCGTGGCGCCGGTGGATGCGCGTGCCTATCGCGGCATCCGCTTGGAGCTGCGCGGCAGCGCACCGGAATTGCAGCTGGAAGTGCGGGCCTTGGGCAATCGCCGCTTCATTGCGCCTCTGCAGGCCGGCGCGCAATGGCAGACGGTGGAGATTCCCTTCGCCGCACTGCAGGGCCAGCCGCCGTATCGCGCCAAGGCACCTGTAGCGGTGTGGAAGGGCGATGACCTGCAGCAACTGGTTGTCTCCGGCAGCGGCGAGCCCGGCAGCAAGCTGTGGTTCGAGATCGACAACGTCAGTTTCTATTGA
- a CDS encoding RNA polymerase sigma factor yields MNAALARERAGWLAEHILPCEPALRDWLRRRLSLRQDVDDVIQETYAILAGMADVSHILQPKAYVYSVAHSVVLQQLRRAQVVSIEAVAEIDRVAIVGDEVSPERMASSRQELARIGALIESLPDKCRQAFVLRRVEGYSQREIAERMQISENTVEKHICKGIRVLMDSMKRDDDVMQKSSERFAAEGARHARRR; encoded by the coding sequence ATGAACGCGGCGCTTGCGCGGGAGCGTGCCGGCTGGTTGGCCGAGCACATATTGCCTTGCGAGCCCGCGCTGCGGGACTGGCTGCGGCGGCGCCTGTCGCTGCGCCAGGACGTGGATGACGTGATCCAGGAGACCTACGCCATCCTCGCCGGGATGGCGGATGTATCGCACATTCTGCAGCCCAAGGCCTATGTGTACTCGGTTGCCCACTCGGTGGTGCTGCAGCAGTTGCGGCGCGCGCAGGTGGTGTCGATCGAGGCGGTGGCCGAGATCGACCGCGTTGCCATTGTTGGCGACGAAGTCAGCCCGGAACGGATGGCGTCGTCACGACAGGAGCTGGCGCGCATCGGCGCCTTGATCGAGAGCCTGCCGGACAAGTGTCGGCAGGCCTTCGTGCTGCGGCGTGTGGAAGGCTACTCGCAGCGCGAGATAGCCGAACGCATGCAGATCAGCGAGAACACCGTGGAGAAGCACATCTGCAAGGGAATCCGGGTATTGATGGATTCGATGAAGCGTGATGACGACGTAATGCAGAAGAGTAGTGAGCGGTTCGCCGCGGAAGGAGCAAGGCATGCGCGTCGGCGCTGA
- a CDS encoding TonB-dependent receptor, with product MRSFKLLPLASAIRGGLAVVALCASVPALAAPPQFDLQAGSIEEVLPEFARQAGVQIIAPAHSGGAQRIEVAELKGQMEPRQALARLLTGTGLSVASDDGRTITLRAATPMLASLGGLGGLAAGQAAAPAAPQEAAEPAPAAASPSVSTLDQITVVGSQIKGAKTAAILPVATLQAEQIEATGAVSGDELYRSIPQMGDVSFSGTNGGNSSNYARGDIASVNLRGLGVGNTLLLINGRRTVVHPTSQADGNLVPVLTYNANAVPVSNLRRVEVLLDGAAAIYGTDAVAGVVNNVLRDDMDGGTISVQKGFGEGTDLRDIGVNGMWGKNSEDLRSNITIAFNYYNTTGLNSLDQDWTKNGNRAADFLGTPFEGLAGTDNRNTNSPWGNFTVVGPRVSQNGTWLTTTAGAFHVQPTSNSGCAATIADGLCVQSGSKATSGADANLRDNQQGQYPLSISPDVRRLNLFVTGKHDFDNGLSFFSEAGIYNSRAYSLQNGVNTITALPMTVAASNYWNPFGAMYLPDGTLNPNRLQGLNIGANGVPVTITSYRFERPTRIEVNNTQVRALAGLRGFHYGFDWESAALYSAARVKDTQDAVSMSLFQQALANPTASAYNPFCGGCNDWDKLDQFFYKAQRQSKTELFLWDFKASRADLFKTWAGDVGMAAGLEVRHETQRDDRDARVDGSVTFTDAITGVAYPSDMYGVSPTPDTYGSRTVAGLFAEFSVPLVSPEMNIPLVRSLDLQVAGRAERYNDFGNVAKPKLALGWQVFDGLTLRSSWAKGFRAPNLEQINATVVSRSNTRTDYIQCEADKRSGAQPAFANCGGYSYSTTARRSGNPDLKPETSTNTSAGLVFQPRFIPENYGRFTFAVDYYKYEQEGIIGLFGEGNALILDYMLRQQGGSNSAVVRADATADDIARFAGTGLAAAGKVLYVTDQYVNLEPQTLRGVDYNFSWNSPETAIGRFDLSVTGTHLIEFYRQRSPALQALEDAKSAGLVDPSIRITGGGDLIGNGGNPEWKWSGTLTWRYQQLSVGASARYASSYVENGLTLADGTPWTVKSQTLANAFVKYDFAREGWLNNVAVKVGANNIANKRPPISDDVFGYPSGVYQANPRYWYVNVSKAF from the coding sequence ATGCGTTCATTCAAGTTGTTGCCGCTTGCAAGCGCTATCCGCGGCGGTCTGGCAGTTGTGGCGCTGTGCGCCTCCGTTCCGGCGCTGGCAGCGCCACCGCAGTTCGATCTTCAAGCAGGCAGCATCGAGGAGGTACTGCCTGAATTTGCCCGCCAGGCCGGCGTGCAGATCATCGCCCCGGCGCATTCAGGCGGCGCCCAGCGCATCGAAGTGGCCGAGCTGAAGGGGCAGATGGAGCCGCGCCAGGCGCTGGCCCGTCTGCTCACCGGCACCGGCCTGAGCGTGGCCTCGGACGATGGCCGCACCATCACCTTGCGCGCGGCCACGCCAATGTTGGCCTCGCTCGGTGGATTGGGTGGTCTGGCCGCAGGGCAGGCAGCAGCTCCGGCTGCGCCGCAGGAAGCCGCTGAACCCGCGCCAGCAGCGGCCAGCCCCAGCGTCAGCACGCTGGACCAGATCACCGTGGTCGGCAGCCAGATCAAGGGCGCCAAGACCGCCGCGATCCTGCCGGTCGCGACCTTGCAGGCCGAGCAGATCGAAGCAACTGGCGCTGTGTCCGGCGACGAGTTGTACCGCTCCATCCCGCAGATGGGCGATGTCTCGTTCAGTGGCACCAATGGTGGCAACAGCTCCAACTACGCCCGCGGCGACATCGCCTCGGTCAATCTGCGCGGCCTCGGTGTCGGCAATACCTTGCTGCTGATCAACGGCCGCCGCACTGTGGTCCATCCCACCAGCCAGGCCGACGGCAACCTGGTGCCGGTGCTGACCTACAACGCCAATGCAGTGCCGGTGTCCAACCTGCGTCGCGTTGAAGTGCTGCTGGACGGCGCAGCGGCCATCTACGGCACCGACGCGGTGGCCGGCGTGGTCAACAACGTGCTGCGCGACGACATGGACGGCGGCACCATCAGCGTGCAGAAGGGCTTCGGTGAAGGCACCGACCTGCGCGATATCGGCGTCAACGGCATGTGGGGCAAGAACTCCGAAGATCTGCGCTCCAACATCACCATCGCCTTCAATTACTACAACACCACCGGCTTGAACTCGCTGGACCAGGACTGGACCAAGAACGGCAACCGTGCGGCCGACTTCCTCGGCACCCCGTTTGAAGGCCTGGCCGGCACCGACAATCGCAATACCAACAGCCCGTGGGGCAACTTCACCGTGGTTGGCCCGCGCGTGTCGCAGAACGGCACCTGGTTGACCACCACCGCCGGTGCCTTCCATGTGCAGCCGACCAGCAACAGCGGCTGTGCGGCGACCATTGCCGATGGCCTGTGTGTGCAGTCCGGTAGCAAAGCCACCTCCGGCGCCGACGCCAATCTGCGCGACAACCAGCAGGGCCAATATCCGCTGTCGATCAGTCCGGACGTGCGTCGTCTGAACCTGTTCGTCACCGGCAAGCATGATTTCGACAACGGCCTGTCGTTCTTCAGCGAGGCGGGCATCTACAACTCGCGCGCCTATAGCCTGCAGAACGGCGTCAACACCATCACCGCCTTGCCGATGACGGTGGCTGCCAGCAATTACTGGAACCCGTTCGGTGCGATGTACCTGCCCGACGGCACGCTCAACCCGAATCGCCTGCAGGGTTTGAACATCGGCGCCAACGGCGTGCCGGTGACCATCACCAGCTATCGCTTCGAGCGGCCGACCCGCATCGAGGTCAACAACACCCAGGTGCGTGCATTGGCCGGCCTGCGTGGCTTCCACTACGGTTTCGATTGGGAAAGTGCCGCGCTGTACTCGGCGGCCAGGGTCAAGGACACCCAGGATGCAGTGAGCATGTCGCTGTTCCAGCAGGCCCTGGCCAACCCCACCGCCTCTGCCTACAACCCGTTCTGCGGCGGCTGCAACGATTGGGACAAGCTGGACCAGTTCTTCTACAAGGCGCAGCGCCAGAGCAAGACCGAGCTGTTCCTGTGGGACTTCAAGGCCTCGCGCGCAGACCTGTTCAAGACCTGGGCCGGCGATGTCGGCATGGCCGCGGGCCTGGAAGTGCGCCACGAAACCCAGCGCGATGACCGCGATGCACGCGTCGATGGCTCGGTGACCTTCACCGATGCGATCACCGGCGTTGCCTATCCCAGCGACATGTACGGCGTCAGCCCGACCCCGGATACCTATGGCTCGCGCACTGTCGCCGGTCTGTTCGCCGAGTTCTCGGTGCCGCTGGTGTCGCCGGAAATGAACATCCCGCTGGTGCGTTCGCTGGACCTGCAGGTGGCCGGCCGCGCCGAGCGCTACAACGATTTCGGCAATGTCGCCAAGCCGAAGCTGGCGCTGGGCTGGCAGGTGTTTGACGGCCTGACCCTGCGTTCGTCCTGGGCCAAGGGCTTCCGTGCGCCCAACCTGGAGCAGATCAACGCCACGGTGGTCAGCCGTTCCAACACCCGTACCGACTATATCCAGTGCGAGGCGGACAAGCGCAGCGGTGCACAGCCGGCGTTCGCCAACTGCGGCGGCTACAGCTATTCCACCACCGCGCGTCGCTCGGGCAACCCGGACCTGAAGCCGGAAACCTCGACCAATACCAGCGCCGGCCTGGTCTTCCAGCCGCGCTTCATCCCGGAAAACTACGGTCGCTTCACCTTCGCCGTCGATTACTACAAGTACGAGCAGGAGGGCATCATCGGCCTGTTCGGCGAAGGCAATGCGCTGATCCTGGACTACATGCTGCGCCAGCAGGGCGGCAGCAACTCGGCGGTGGTGCGTGCAGATGCGACCGCTGACGACATCGCCCGCTTCGCCGGCACCGGTCTGGCTGCTGCCGGCAAGGTGCTGTACGTCACCGACCAGTACGTCAACCTGGAGCCGCAGACCCTGCGTGGCGTTGACTACAACTTCAGCTGGAACTCGCCGGAAACCGCGATCGGTCGTTTCGATCTCTCGGTCACCGGTACCCACCTGATCGAGTTCTACCGCCAGCGTTCGCCGGCACTGCAGGCGCTGGAAGATGCCAAGTCCGCTGGGCTGGTGGATCCGTCGATCCGCATCACCGGTGGTGGTGACCTGATCGGCAATGGTGGCAACCCGGAATGGAAGTGGTCCGGCACGCTGACTTGGCGCTACCAGCAGCTTTCGGTGGGCGCGAGCGCGCGTTATGCCAGCTCCTACGTCGAGAACGGCCTGACCTTGGCCGATGGCACGCCGTGGACGGTGAAGTCGCAGACGCTGGCTAACGCTTTCGTCAAATACGACTTCGCGCGCGAAGGCTGGCTCAACAACGTGGCGGTCAAGGTTGGTGCCAACAACATCGCCAACAAGCGCCCGCCGATCTCCGACGATGTGTTCGGTTACCCGTCGGGTGTCTACCAGGCCAACCCACGCTACTGGTACGTCAACGTGAGCAAGGCGTTCTGA
- a CDS encoding FecR family protein, with the protein MRVGADASIDDVAANWVAREDRAQLTVEERAQRDAWLEADTRHFGAYARAHAVLARTDRARALSAGEMDRAFTARAPRRARRALRWAMGLAAVVGVLAIGVQRQDDGAEYFATRKGEILRVPLQDGSAITLDSDSQVRVQFSATRRDIHLLQGEALFDVAKNPQRPFVVRAEETDVTAVGTSFAVSLTERRSGGVEVLVREGIVDVTDTQGAVAPARLVANYRALANRSHGIRIEAVPTDDVDQQLAWREGMLSFNGDTLSVAAAQFLRYSDTRIVIDDPLVGSRRIVGLYSASDPRGFANSVALSLGLVVQQRGDVVRLSSPDAAPQAARSMQ; encoded by the coding sequence ATGCGCGTCGGCGCTGATGCGAGTATTGATGATGTAGCCGCCAATTGGGTGGCGCGCGAGGACCGCGCGCAACTCACGGTGGAGGAACGTGCGCAACGTGATGCCTGGCTGGAAGCCGATACGCGCCATTTCGGCGCATATGCCCGCGCCCATGCAGTGCTGGCACGTACCGACCGTGCACGCGCGCTGTCGGCCGGCGAAATGGATCGTGCATTCACCGCACGTGCGCCACGACGGGCGCGGCGTGCGCTGCGCTGGGCAATGGGCCTGGCCGCCGTGGTTGGCGTGCTCGCCATCGGCGTGCAACGCCAGGACGATGGGGCCGAGTACTTCGCCACCCGCAAGGGCGAGATCCTGCGCGTGCCACTGCAGGATGGCTCGGCGATCACACTGGATTCGGACTCGCAGGTGCGGGTGCAGTTCAGCGCTACCCGCCGTGATATCCACCTGCTGCAGGGCGAAGCCTTGTTCGACGTAGCCAAGAATCCGCAACGCCCGTTCGTGGTGCGCGCGGAGGAAACCGATGTCACCGCGGTAGGCACCAGTTTTGCGGTCAGCCTCACCGAGCGCCGCAGCGGCGGTGTGGAAGTGCTGGTGCGCGAAGGCATCGTCGATGTGACCGATACCCAGGGCGCGGTCGCCCCTGCGCGGCTGGTGGCCAACTACCGCGCGCTGGCCAACCGCAGCCATGGCATCCGCATCGAGGCGGTGCCTACGGATGATGTGGATCAGCAGCTGGCCTGGCGCGAAGGCATGTTGTCCTTCAACGGCGACACCTTGTCGGTGGCGGCGGCGCAGTTCCTGCGCTACAGCGATACCCGCATCGTCATCGATGACCCGCTGGTTGGCAGTCGCCGCATCGTTGGCCTGTATTCGGCCAGTGACCCGCGCGGATTCGCCAACAGCGTCGCCTTGAGCCTTGGCCTGGTGGTGCAGCAGCGCGGAGACGTGGTGCGGCTGAGCTCCCCTGATGCCGCGCCGCAGGCGGCGCGGTCCATGCAATGA
- a CDS encoding NDR1/HIN1-like protein encodes MRFRPQYALMAVLALVLTACGNGPVKRVSEPAASIQQLSVGNDGNWEVELRLRNYSSMPMRFDNVSLAVKVGDEAAGTLSANPALSIGPESADVIKVRLQPSSSARIVVADALAGGRSLFYELEGSVSATPEEKKQRSFDIKSRNSLNQAPGLPGVLR; translated from the coding sequence ATGCGTTTTCGCCCCCAGTACGCCTTGATGGCCGTACTCGCACTTGTACTTACCGCCTGCGGCAATGGCCCGGTGAAGCGCGTCTCCGAACCTGCGGCCAGCATCCAGCAGCTGAGCGTTGGCAACGACGGCAACTGGGAAGTGGAATTGCGCCTGCGCAACTACAGCTCCATGCCGATGCGTTTCGACAACGTGTCGCTGGCGGTGAAGGTTGGCGATGAAGCAGCCGGCACGCTCAGCGCCAACCCGGCGCTGTCGATCGGCCCGGAATCGGCCGACGTCATCAAGGTGCGCCTGCAGCCCTCGTCCTCGGCGCGCATTGTCGTGGCCGATGCCCTGGCCGGTGGCCGCTCGCTGTTCTACGAACTGGAAGGCAGCGTCAGCGCCACCCCGGAAGAAAAGAAGCAACGCAGTTTCGACATCAAATCGCGCAACAGCCTCAACCAGGCCCCCGGCCTGCCCGGCGTGCTGCGCTGA
- a CDS encoding HNH endonuclease, translating into METDTTPRSLIDTGAGTSAPIDGFSLPASLHRLGSVRLLSLDAHGRVLDWINWQDAACLYARGAVAWTMGDPCLHVHGAISRLTGLRSGMDLHPIIASRGHARSRAIDPTPNLTNPALFARDAQLCLYCGQHFSRPQLTRDHVLPVSKGGKDIWENVVSACFHCNSRKSNRTPAQANMPLLAVPYRPSWIEHLILSNRNILADQMAFLKSQLPRKALQRGL; encoded by the coding sequence ATGGAGACAGACACTACACCGCGTAGTCTGATCGATACCGGAGCCGGGACTTCCGCTCCGATAGACGGGTTTTCACTTCCGGCCTCCCTGCACCGCCTCGGCTCCGTGCGACTACTGTCGCTGGATGCGCATGGCCGTGTGCTGGACTGGATCAACTGGCAGGACGCTGCCTGCCTGTATGCACGCGGTGCCGTCGCCTGGACCATGGGCGATCCCTGCCTGCACGTACACGGCGCAATATCGCGACTCACCGGCCTGCGCAGTGGCATGGACCTGCACCCGATCATCGCCTCCCGCGGCCACGCCCGCTCGCGCGCGATCGACCCCACCCCCAACCTCACCAATCCCGCACTGTTCGCGCGCGATGCCCAGCTCTGCCTGTATTGCGGCCAGCACTTCAGCCGCCCGCAGCTGACCCGCGATCACGTCCTGCCGGTGTCCAAAGGTGGCAAGGACATCTGGGAGAACGTGGTCAGCGCCTGCTTCCACTGCAACTCGCGCAAGAGCAACCGCACCCCGGCGCAGGCCAACATGCCGCTGCTGGCAGTCCCTTACCGGCCCAGTTGGATCGAGCACCTGATCCTGTCCAACCGCAACATACTGGCCGACCAGATGGCCTTCCTGAAGTCGCAGTTGCCGCGCAAAGCCTTGCAGCGCGGGCTCTGA
- a CDS encoding acyl-CoA dehydrogenase C-terminal domain-containing protein — MSNYKAPVTDLRFALHDVLKAESLFASLGFEDATADLIDAVLEEAGRFSTSVLAPLNAVGDQTGCKLDKATNEVTTAPGFKEAYAQFVEGGWTGLTASPDFGGQGMPETMGMALSEMVSSANLAWSLFPMLSHGAVEALKHYGEDWQKEAFLKPLVAGNWTGTMCLTEPHAGTDLGLLKTRAEPNADGSYSITGTKIFITAGEHDLADNIVHLVLAKLPDAPAGPKGISLFVTPKYKVDRDGKQGERNELHCGALEHKMGIHGSSTCVMNFDGAQGYLVGQPHKGLQAMFVMMNSARLGVGVQGLAQSERAYQGALAYARERLQSRAPKGAVQPDKPADPIIAQPDVRRMLLTTKALTEGGRLLAAHAYTQLDAAHSSADAQARADADTLVSFLTPIVKACLTEWSIEATYNGQQVFGGHGYIAEHGMEQYARDARITTLYEGTTGIQALDLIGRKTAASQGAGLKLFLAEIEQFIAANASNPAVAEFLPVLGGKAKEWGKLTIDVLQRAAANPEELGAASWDYLFYSGYIAVAYWWARSVVAAQASSHPEAFKQAKLETARFYYARILPRTLSHAAGIAAGADSLMDMDSVRFGD, encoded by the coding sequence ATGAGCAACTACAAAGCCCCTGTTACCGATCTCCGTTTCGCCCTGCACGACGTATTGAAGGCCGAGTCCCTGTTTGCATCGTTGGGTTTCGAAGACGCCACCGCCGACCTGATCGACGCAGTGCTTGAAGAAGCCGGCCGCTTCAGTACCAGCGTGCTTGCCCCGCTCAATGCGGTGGGCGACCAGACCGGTTGCAAGCTCGACAAGGCCACCAACGAAGTCACCACCGCGCCGGGCTTCAAGGAAGCCTATGCGCAGTTCGTCGAAGGTGGCTGGACCGGACTGACCGCATCGCCGGACTTCGGCGGCCAGGGCATGCCGGAAACCATGGGCATGGCATTGAGCGAAATGGTGTCCTCGGCCAACCTGGCCTGGAGCCTGTTCCCGATGCTTTCGCACGGCGCGGTTGAAGCGCTCAAGCATTACGGCGAAGACTGGCAGAAGGAAGCCTTCCTCAAGCCGCTGGTGGCCGGCAACTGGACCGGCACCATGTGCCTGACCGAGCCGCACGCCGGTACCGACCTCGGCCTGCTCAAGACCCGCGCCGAGCCGAACGCCGACGGCAGCTATTCGATCACCGGCACCAAGATCTTCATCACCGCCGGCGAGCACGACCTCGCCGACAACATCGTGCACCTGGTGCTGGCCAAGCTGCCCGACGCCCCGGCCGGCCCGAAGGGCATCTCGCTGTTCGTCACCCCGAAGTACAAGGTCGACCGCGACGGCAAGCAGGGCGAGCGCAATGAACTGCATTGCGGCGCGCTGGAACACAAGATGGGCATCCACGGTTCGTCCACCTGCGTGATGAACTTCGACGGCGCCCAGGGCTACCTCGTCGGCCAGCCCCACAAGGGCTTGCAGGCGATGTTCGTGATGATGAACTCCGCCCGCCTCGGCGTTGGCGTGCAGGGCCTGGCGCAGTCCGAGCGTGCCTACCAGGGCGCATTGGCCTATGCCCGCGAGCGCCTGCAGTCGCGCGCACCCAAGGGTGCCGTGCAGCCGGACAAGCCGGCCGACCCGATCATCGCCCAGCCCGATGTACGCCGCATGCTGCTGACCACCAAGGCACTGACCGAAGGTGGCCGCCTGCTCGCCGCACACGCTTACACCCAGCTCGATGCCGCACACAGCAGCGCCGATGCACAGGCGCGCGCCGACGCCGACACGCTGGTCAGCTTCCTCACCCCCATCGTCAAGGCCTGCCTGACCGAGTGGAGCATCGAGGCGACTTACAACGGCCAGCAGGTGTTCGGCGGCCACGGCTACATCGCCGAGCACGGCATGGAGCAGTACGCCCGCGATGCCCGTATCACCACCTTGTATGAAGGCACCACCGGCATCCAGGCGCTGGACCTGATCGGTCGCAAGACCGCCGCCTCGCAGGGCGCCGGTTTGAAGCTGTTCCTGGCCGAGATCGAGCAGTTCATCGCCGCCAATGCCAGCAACCCGGCCGTGGCCGAGTTCCTGCCGGTGCTGGGCGGCAAGGCCAAGGAATGGGGCAAGCTGACCATCGACGTGCTGCAGCGTGCCGCCGCCAACCCGGAAGAACTGGGCGCGGCCAGCTGGGACTACCTGTTCTACAGCGGCTACATCGCCGTGGCCTACTGGTGGGCCCGCTCGGTGGTCGCCGCACAGGCTTCCAGCCACCCGGAAGCCTTCAAGCAAGCCAAGCTGGAAACCGCGCGTTTCTACTACGCCCGCATCCTGCCGCGCACCCTGAGCCACGCCGCCGGCATCGCCGCTGGCGCCGACTCGCTGATGGACATGGATTCGGTCCGCTTCGGCGACTGA